From Xylanibacter oryzae DSM 17970, a single genomic window includes:
- a CDS encoding family 78 glycoside hydrolase catalytic domain, which produces MKKQQILATILLLIAYSSVWAVNVKVTNLRTEQMTNPMGLDNNTPRMSWIIESDKNNVHQDAYQIIAASSPELLSEDKADIWNSGRVSTNQSVWVNYGGKNLQSNQRVYWRVRVYTNVGISAWSDMSMFSIGLLGETHWDGRWIGTDNLMPDDKAGVQHSVMSARYLRKEFSIKKQLRQATAYIAGLGLYELYINGNRIGNQVLAPSPTDYRKTILYNTFDVTAQLRQSKNAVGVILGNGRYFAMRQNKPYKNTTFGYPKCRVNIVLEYTDGTKDVVSTDETWKLTTDGPIRANNEYDGETYDARKEMLGWTNAGYDDSKWDDAERVSVPSGTLRGAMTENMRVVKTLSPVLKKYNDKLILDFGQNMAGWVRISVHGNAGDTIKLRYAEKLTADGQLYTENLRDAMSTDTYICNGRENGQCWSPRFVYHGFRYAEIIGVKDAKASDFTAEVVSDEMLQTGSFSCSDTILNKIYHNAFWGVMSDYKGMPVDCPQRNERQPWLGDRTMGSLGESYLFDNQSLYSKWMKDIYEAQREDGCIPDVAPAYWNYYTDNVTWPAALPFTCDMLYSQYGNKSIVEQCYPNIKRWVKHITDEYMKDGIVYRDKYGDWCVPPEKPELIHSQDPARQTDGALISTAYMIRVAKLMSKFAKMQNLTDDALLWNKMEGDMKDAFNRKFLTVKRGTSLVPGHTLYPDSIFYGNNTVTANLLPLAFGIVPDSCKADVVKNIVNNIITLNNAHISCGVIGVQWLLRVLSDNGFADVAYLLATNKTYPSWGYMTEKGATTIWELWNGDTASAKMNSANHVMLLGDLLTWCYQYLGGIRNAYGSNAYSHIMLKPSFEIEDANDIDVSYISPYGKIVSKWHKTLTHLDWDVEIPANTTADVYLPDGKIEKIGSGKYHYSIDIPARDSRIVEDQFLYEHADFPECHASTIAEMPNGDLVASFFGGTKERNPDVCIWVCRKPKGAKIWTKPMKVADGVFKLNTKEADIAGITAETTDAVGGKATTSDMKRKACWNPVLYLMSDGKLMLFFKIGKDVADWTGWTVTSSDGGKTWGKKQPLPKGFLGPIKNKPELIGDRLICPSSTEADGWKIHFEIYNIKTKEWKYIGPIDANMEYPTSDMLKKDRVKRPILCIQPSILRLKDGRLQVLCRTRNGRLATSFSSDGGETWSRVELTDLPNNNSGTDAVTLQDGRHILIYNDFATLPGTPKGVRTPISLAISDDGIHWRHLMTLENSPISQYSYPAIIQGMDGSLHAVYTWRRQRIAYKKIKL; this is translated from the coding sequence ATGAAAAAACAGCAAATACTAGCTACGATACTGTTGCTCATTGCTTATTCTTCTGTATGGGCAGTGAATGTAAAGGTTACTAATCTACGTACAGAACAAATGACTAATCCAATGGGACTGGATAATAACACCCCAAGGATGAGTTGGATTATTGAGTCGGATAAGAACAACGTACATCAGGATGCTTATCAGATAATAGCAGCATCCTCTCCAGAACTATTGTCTGAGGATAAAGCGGATATATGGAATTCGGGTAGGGTCAGTACCAATCAATCTGTATGGGTAAATTATGGTGGCAAAAATTTGCAAAGCAACCAACGGGTATATTGGCGTGTTCGGGTATATACCAATGTCGGTATTAGTGCATGGAGTGATATGTCAATGTTTAGCATTGGCCTACTTGGCGAAACTCATTGGGATGGCAGATGGATAGGCACAGATAATCTTATGCCCGATGATAAAGCAGGTGTGCAGCACAGCGTTATGAGTGCAAGATATTTGCGTAAGGAGTTCAGCATAAAAAAACAGTTGAGACAGGCTACTGCTTATATAGCCGGTTTAGGACTTTATGAATTGTATATCAATGGCAACAGGATAGGCAATCAGGTTCTTGCTCCTTCTCCTACAGACTATCGTAAAACTATTCTATACAATACTTTTGATGTTACGGCACAGCTCCGTCAGTCTAAAAATGCTGTGGGCGTAATACTTGGCAATGGCAGATATTTTGCTATGCGTCAGAATAAACCATATAAGAACACCACATTTGGATACCCTAAATGTAGAGTTAATATTGTATTGGAATATACTGATGGTACAAAAGATGTAGTTTCGACAGACGAGACCTGGAAACTGACGACAGATGGACCGATAAGGGCTAATAATGAATATGATGGTGAGACATATGATGCTCGTAAAGAAATGTTAGGATGGACTAATGCCGGTTATGACGATTCTAAATGGGATGATGCTGAAAGGGTAAGTGTGCCTTCCGGTACATTGAGAGGTGCTATGACCGAAAATATGCGTGTCGTAAAGACTTTAAGTCCTGTATTGAAAAAGTACAATGATAAACTGATATTGGATTTCGGACAGAATATGGCTGGATGGGTTCGTATCAGTGTGCATGGCAATGCAGGTGATACCATCAAGTTAAGGTATGCTGAGAAACTCACTGCTGATGGACAACTGTATACCGAAAATCTACGTGACGCAATGTCTACTGATACTTATATATGTAATGGCAGAGAGAATGGACAGTGTTGGTCGCCAAGGTTTGTATATCATGGATTCAGGTATGCCGAAATCATAGGAGTAAAAGATGCTAAAGCATCTGATTTTACGGCAGAGGTAGTAAGCGATGAAATGTTACAAACAGGTTCATTCTCTTGCAGCGATACGATACTTAACAAGATTTATCATAATGCCTTCTGGGGCGTAATGAGCGATTATAAAGGTATGCCGGTAGACTGTCCGCAACGTAATGAGCGTCAACCGTGGCTGGGCGACCGTACTATGGGGTCGTTAGGCGAAAGTTATCTCTTTGATAACCAGTCTCTATATAGCAAGTGGATGAAGGATATATACGAGGCACAACGAGAAGATGGTTGCATACCTGATGTGGCGCCTGCATATTGGAATTATTATACCGATAATGTCACATGGCCTGCCGCATTACCTTTCACATGCGATATGTTGTACTCTCAATATGGTAATAAAAGTATTGTTGAACAATGTTATCCTAATATCAAAAGATGGGTTAAGCACATCACAGACGAGTATATGAAAGATGGTATAGTATACCGGGATAAGTATGGCGACTGGTGTGTTCCGCCCGAGAAACCTGAACTGATACATAGTCAGGATCCCGCCAGACAGACAGACGGCGCTTTGATATCCACAGCATACATGATAAGGGTTGCAAAACTTATGAGCAAGTTTGCCAAGATGCAAAATCTTACTGATGATGCATTGTTGTGGAATAAGATGGAAGGTGATATGAAAGATGCCTTTAACCGTAAGTTTCTTACAGTAAAGCGTGGCACATCACTAGTACCCGGACACACATTATATCCGGATAGTATATTCTATGGCAACAATACCGTTACAGCCAATCTTCTGCCATTAGCATTTGGTATAGTACCTGATTCGTGTAAGGCTGATGTGGTAAAGAATATCGTTAACAATATCATAACACTTAATAATGCTCATATCTCTTGTGGCGTGATAGGGGTGCAGTGGTTGTTGAGGGTTCTTTCAGATAATGGATTCGCTGATGTGGCGTATCTGTTGGCTACCAACAAGACATATCCTTCTTGGGGATATATGACAGAGAAAGGAGCAACTACCATTTGGGAGTTATGGAATGGCGATACAGCTAGTGCTAAGATGAATAGTGCAAACCATGTAATGCTGTTGGGTGACTTATTGACTTGGTGCTATCAGTATCTAGGAGGAATAAGAAATGCATACGGTAGCAATGCTTATAGTCATATAATGTTGAAACCATCTTTCGAGATAGAGGATGCCAATGATATTGATGTCAGCTATATTTCACCATATGGGAAAATAGTAAGCAAGTGGCATAAGACATTGACTCATTTAGATTGGGATGTAGAGATCCCTGCCAATACAACTGCTGATGTATATCTACCTGATGGTAAAATAGAAAAGATTGGTTCTGGAAAATACCATTATAGTATAGATATACCTGCTCGTGATAGTAGGATCGTAGAAGACCAGTTCTTATACGAACATGCCGATTTTCCTGAATGTCATGCTTCTACTATAGCAGAGATGCCTAATGGCGATTTAGTCGCATCATTCTTTGGTGGAACAAAAGAGCGTAATCCTGATGTATGTATATGGGTGTGCCGTAAGCCAAAAGGTGCAAAGATATGGACGAAACCTATGAAGGTTGCTGATGGCGTCTTCAAGTTGAATACTAAAGAAGCTGATATAGCAGGCATAACAGCAGAGACAACCGATGCAGTAGGAGGCAAGGCTACCACTTCTGATATGAAGCGAAAGGCATGTTGGAATCCTGTATTGTATCTTATGTCTGATGGTAAATTGATGCTGTTTTTCAAGATAGGCAAAGATGTAGCTGACTGGACAGGGTGGACTGTAACCTCATCTGATGGTGGAAAGACGTGGGGCAAGAAACAACCATTACCTAAAGGATTTCTTGGACCGATAAAGAACAAACCTGAACTTATTGGTGACAGACTTATTTGTCCATCAAGTACGGAAGCTGATGGTTGGAAAATACACTTCGAGATATACAATATCAAAACAAAAGAGTGGAAATACATAGGCCCAATAGATGCAAATATGGAATATCCTACTAGTGATATGCTCAAGAAAGATAGAGTAAAACGTCCGATACTCTGTATACAACCTTCGATACTTCGACTCAAAGATGGCAGACTGCAGGTATTATGTCGTACTCGTAATGGCAGACTTGCAACATCGTTTAGTAGTGATGGTGGCGAAACATGGAGTAGGGTGGAACTGACAGATCTGCCCAATAACAACTCTGGTACTGATGCCGTGACTCTACAAGACGGCAGACATATTCTTATATATAACGATTTCGCAACTCTTCCGGGAACTCCTAAAGGAGTACGCACACCGATTAGTCTGGCTATATCAGATGATGGTATACATTGGCGGCATCTTATGACACTCGAAAATAGTCCTATAAGTCAGTATTCATATCCGGCCATCATACAAGGTATGGATGGAAGTCTGCATGCTGTATATACATGGCGTAGACAACGTATAGCATATAAAAAGATAAAACTATGA
- a CDS encoding glycoside hydrolase family 140 protein, whose product MKKYLFILLLSALVLDVSGAIKPWNNGRLRVSDNHKFLQFDNGKPFFWQGETAWLLPQRLNRDEASYYLQRCNEAGYNMVQIQVMDKVPSYNIYGQMSLIDGFNFEGINRKGVYGYWDHLDYIIDRAADNGIYVGMVCIWGSQVKDGAINAEQAKAYGKFLAERYKDRPNIIWIMGGDIQGDIHTEVWDALANTIKSIDKNHLMSYHPRGRYTSAKWFNDRSWLDFNMFQSGHRRYGQRMGNKDYPIPDNTEEDNWQYVDSTWQYKNIKPVLDDEPIYEDIPQGLHDNNEPRWQARDVRRYAYWSVFAGSCGHTYGHNAIMQFLKPGYPTSYGDAGDVKSWYQALKDPGFSQMKYLKNLIMAFPYFERVPDQSIILDNGKQYNRLSATRGKDYLLVYNYTGRTMKLDLRKISGSKKNLWTYNTQNGMLTYIGKYDNKVVSLDINPANGSTDTDFVLIAVDADKTYLAKDQKKISDQNLSGKTRDLNE is encoded by the coding sequence ATGAAAAAATATCTGTTTATATTATTGCTATCGGCATTGGTGCTTGATGTTTCTGGTGCCATAAAACCATGGAATAACGGACGCTTAAGAGTTTCTGACAATCATAAGTTTTTGCAGTTTGATAACGGCAAACCTTTCTTTTGGCAAGGCGAAACAGCATGGCTATTACCTCAGAGATTAAATAGAGATGAGGCTTCTTATTATCTTCAGCGATGCAACGAAGCTGGTTATAATATGGTTCAAATTCAGGTTATGGATAAGGTGCCATCATATAATATATACGGTCAGATGTCGTTGATCGATGGATTCAATTTTGAAGGCATCAATCGCAAAGGTGTTTATGGTTATTGGGATCATCTTGATTATATCATAGACAGGGCTGCAGATAACGGTATATATGTCGGTATGGTATGCATATGGGGATCTCAGGTAAAGGATGGCGCAATAAATGCTGAACAGGCAAAGGCTTATGGCAAGTTTCTTGCAGAGAGATATAAAGATCGTCCTAATATTATTTGGATAATGGGTGGTGACATACAGGGCGACATACATACTGAGGTATGGGATGCTTTGGCTAACACTATTAAGAGTATTGATAAGAATCATCTTATGTCTTATCACCCACGTGGACGTTATACATCTGCCAAATGGTTTAATGATCGTAGTTGGCTTGATTTTAATATGTTCCAAAGTGGCCATCGACGTTATGGTCAGCGTATGGGTAACAAAGACTATCCTATACCGGATAATACTGAAGAGGACAACTGGCAGTATGTCGATTCTACATGGCAGTATAAAAATATAAAACCGGTACTTGATGATGAACCTATATATGAGGATATACCTCAGGGACTCCATGATAATAATGAACCAAGATGGCAGGCTCGTGATGTACGAAGATATGCTTATTGGTCTGTATTCGCAGGATCTTGTGGACATACTTATGGGCATAATGCCATCATGCAGTTCTTAAAACCTGGCTATCCTACATCTTATGGTGATGCCGGTGATGTTAAGTCATGGTATCAGGCTCTCAAAGATCCAGGGTTTAGTCAGATGAAGTATCTTAAGAATCTTATTATGGCGTTCCCTTATTTTGAAAGGGTGCCTGATCAGAGTATAATACTAGACAATGGCAAGCAATATAACCGTCTTTCGGCTACTCGTGGTAAAGATTATCTACTTGTTTATAACTATACAGGGAGGACCATGAAACTTGATCTTCGTAAAATAAGCGGTAGCAAGAAGAATCTCTGGACTTATAATACACAGAATGGTATGCTTACCTATATTGGTAAATACGATAACAAGGTAGTCTCTTTGGATATAAACCCAGCTAATGGGAGTACTGATACCGACTTTGTATTGATTGCCGTAGATGCTGATAAAACATATTTGGCAAAAGATCAGAAAAAGATATCAGATCAAAACCTCTCAGGTAAGACCAGAGACTTGAACGAATAA